The sequence GACCCTGCTCAAGGGCGTCAACGATGGCCAGGACGAGCTGGACGGCATCCTGCGCCTGCTCAAGGGCAAGTTCGCGGTGCTCAACCTGATCCCCTTCAACGCCCTGGAAGGCGACGCCTACCAGCGCCCGGACGGCGAGCGCATCGTCGAGATCGTCCGCTACCTGCACAGCCGCGGCGTGCTGACCAAGGTGCGCAACAGCGCCGGGCAGGACGTCGATGGCGGCTGCGGGCAACTACGTGCCCGCACGGTAGAACGCCTGGACGTCCGCCAGCTGGACGCCTGAGTCGGGCATCAGCCTTCGTCTTCGAGGTTCTCGCGCACCCGCTCCAGCAACGCCGCGAGTGCCTGCTTCTCTTCGGCGCTGAAGCCCTGCACCGCCACCTCGGACAGGCGCCGGCCCTGGCGCGCGACCACGCCGTATACCGTCTCCCCCGCCTCGCTCAGACTCAGGCAGAGGCTGCGCTTGTCCTGCTCGTCGGCGCTGGCGTCGAGCAACTCGCGCTGGCGCAGGCCCTGGATCAGCCGGGCGATCTGCGCCTTGTCGCGCCCGCTGTGCTGCACCAGGTCACGCTGGGTCGCGCCCGGATGGCGGGCGAAAAAGCCCAGCACCTTGAACTCCATGTGCGTGAGCTCGTGGGGACCGTCGCGCAATTCGCGGTACTGCCGCGAGCGGTACAGGTGCATGACGGCGTGGATGAGTTCGAGCGGATCGTCGGTTTTCACGGCTATATGGTTGACAATATCAACTACTAGTTCTTAGGATTTGTTGACATTATCAACCATAGCCCACGAGGGCAAGCCATGACCCAAGCCACCGTACAACGCCGCGTCCAGCGCATCCGCCACGAACTGCGCATGCGCGAAGTCGAAGTCGTCCGCCGCGAGCGCATCAGCCCGCACTTCATCAGCCTCACCTTTGCCGGCGAAGCCCTGGCGGACTTCGTCTCCGCCGGTTTCGACGACCACATCAAGTTCATGTTCGACGACGCCGACGGCAACACCGTGCGCCGCGACTACACCCCGCGCCGCTTCGACCGACAGGCCCGCGAGCTGACCGTGGAATTTGCCCTGCACGGCGACGGCAAGGTCTGCCAATGGGCCGAGAATGCGCAGGTCGGCGATGCGGCAGTGATCGGCGGGCCGCGCGGCTCGATGATCGTCCCCACCGATTTCGCCTGGCGCCTGCTGATCGCCGACGCCACCGGCCTGCCCGCCGTGCATCGCTGCCTGGAGGAACTGCCGGCCGGCACCCGCGCCATTGTCCTGCTGCAGGTCGAGGCCGCCGATCGTCGCGCGTTCGACAGCGCCGCCGATGTTCAACTGCAATGGTTCGATAGCAGCGAACAACTGCTGGCCGCCGTCGAGGCATTGCAACTGCCCGAAGGCGAAGGCTTCTGCTGGGGCGCCGGCGAGTCCGCCAGCATGGTCCGCGTGCGCAACCTGCTGACCCAGGAGAAGGGCCAGCTGAAGGAAACCATGCGCATCGCCGCCTACTGGCGCCAGGGCGAATCCGATCACCACGAGGAACTCAGCCAGTGAAACGCCCGCCGATCCGCCGCCGCACCCCGGCCGAACTCGACAAGGCGCTGCGGCTGGAGCCGGGCATGCTCTTTACCATCGAACCGATGATCTACGCCGGCCGCACGGAAACCCGCGAGCCGGCCGACGCCTGAATCCGCCGACCGGCCCATTGCCAGCGCGGCCGGCGCCCCAACTTCGCGCACCTTCCGCTGCTCCTTGCCCCGCCGCAGGCTGCACCCATTGCCGGCCGCCAGCGCTACGCGTGGTAACACCACCGGCTGACTCCAAGGGCAACCCCATCGCCAGGCACCTGCACGCCCCGCGAGCTTGGCGGTGCGACGCCACTCGTCGTGAACCGGCACTGTCCTTGCAGTGCCCTCCTTGCAAGGAGAACCACCTCGGAGCCCTCCCGACGAAAGGGTTGCACCTCGTCGCCTCGAAGGCGGTCCAGGCGCTCGGCCGGGCAGCCGGCCAAAACACTCAACAGCCTGCCATCACCGATGGCGAGCCCAGCAAAACCGGCCTCTGACAGGGAGAAACAGACTACCAACCGGACGTTCTGAAACCTGCGAAAGACGCGGTTGCACCTGGTTGCACCCGAGAATGCCGACGTTTATATTCTCGCCACTTTGTCGTGCCCCTTTCCAAGAACAGGTAGAACCATGGCCACCACCACCCTTGGCGTGAAACTTGACGACGCCACCCGTGAACGCCTCAAGCAAGCCGCGCAGACCATCGAGCGCACCCCGCACTGGCTGATCAAGCAGGCCATCTTCAACTACCTGGAACAGATCGAAGGGGGCCTGAACCCCGCCGCCCACGCCGGCCTGGCAGCCGCAGCCGGCGAAGAATCGCTGGAAGCGCTGAGCGAACAGGGCCTGCAGGTGTTCCTCGAGTTCGCCGAGAGCATCCTGCCGCAGTCCGTGCTGCGCGCCGCCATCACCTCGGCCTACCGCCGCCCGGAAACCGAAGCCCTGCCGATGCTGCTGGAGCAGGCGCGCCTGCCGCAGGCCCTGGCTGACGCGGCCAACAAGATGGCCCTGGGCATCGCCGAGAAGCTGCGCAACCAGAAGAGCGCCGGCGGCCGCCAGGGCCTGGTGCAGGGCCTGCTGCAGGAGTTCTCCCTGTCGTCCCAGGAAGGCGTGGCGCTGATGTGCCTGGCCGAGGCGCTGCTGCGCATCCCGGACAAGGCCACCCGCGACGCCCTGATCCGCGACAAGATCGCCAACGGCAATTGGAGCCAGCACCTGGGCCAGAGCCCGTCGATGTTCGTCAACGCCGCCTCCTGGGGCCTGCTGATCACCGGCAAGCTGGTGTCCACCCACACCGAAGCGGGCATGACCTCCTCGCTCAACCGCATCATCGGCAAGAGCGGCGAGCCGCTGATCCGCAAGGGCGTGGACATGGCCATGCGCCTGATGGGCGAGCAGTTCGTCACCGGCGAGACCATCGGTGAAGCCCTGGCCAATGCCACCACCATGGAGAGCAAGGGCTTCCGCTACTCCTACGACATGCTCGGCGAAGCCGCGCTGACCGAGGAAGACGCCAAGCGCTACCTGGCCTCCTACGAGCAGGCCATCCACGCCATCGGCAAGGCCTCCCACGGCCGCGGCATCTACGAAGGCCCGGGCATCTCCATCAAGCTCTCGGCGCTGCACCCGCGCTACAGCCGCGCGCAGTACGACCGGGTGATGGAAGAGCTGTACCCGACCCTGCTGAACCTCACGCAGATGGCCAAGCAGTACGACATCGGCCTGAACATCGACGCCGAGGAAGCCGACCGCCTGGAAATCTCCCTCGACCTGCTCGAGCGCCTGTGCTTCGAGCCGAGCCTGGCCGGCTGGAACGGCATCGGCTTCGTCATCCAGGCCTACCAGAAGCGCTGCCCGTACGTGATCGACTACGTCATCGACCTGGCCAAGCGCAGCCGCCACCGCCTGATGATCCGCCTGGTCAAGGGCGCCTACTGGGACAGCGAGATCAAGGCCGCCCAGGTCAACGGCCTGGAAGGCTACCCGGTCTACACCCGCAAGCCGTACACCGACGTCTCCTACATCGCCTGCGCGCGCAAGCTGCTGGCGGTGCCGGAAGCCATCTACCCGCAGTTCGCCACCCACAACGCCCACTCGCTGGCGGCCATCTACCAGATCGCCGGGCAGAACTACTACCCGGGCCAGTACGAGTTCCAGTGCCTGCACGGCATGGGCGAGCCCCTGTACGAGCAAGTGGTGGGCAAGGTCGCCGACGGCAAGTTCAACCGTCCGTGCCGCATCTACGCCCCGGTCGGCAGCCACGAGACGCTGCTGGCCTACCTGGTCCGCCGCC is a genomic window of Pseudomonas knackmussii B13 containing:
- a CDS encoding MarR family winged helix-turn-helix transcriptional regulator, translated to MKTDDPLELIHAVMHLYRSRQYRELRDGPHELTHMEFKVLGFFARHPGATQRDLVQHSGRDKAQIARLIQGLRQRELLDASADEQDKRSLCLSLSEAGETVYGVVARQGRRLSEVAVQGFSAEEKQALAALLERVRENLEDEG
- a CDS encoding siderophore-interacting protein, producing the protein MTQATVQRRVQRIRHELRMREVEVVRRERISPHFISLTFAGEALADFVSAGFDDHIKFMFDDADGNTVRRDYTPRRFDRQARELTVEFALHGDGKVCQWAENAQVGDAAVIGGPRGSMIVPTDFAWRLLIADATGLPAVHRCLEELPAGTRAIVLLQVEAADRRAFDSAADVQLQWFDSSEQLLAAVEALQLPEGEGFCWGAGESASMVRVRNLLTQEKGQLKETMRIAAYWRQGESDHHEELSQ